A genomic segment from Thermotoga neapolitana DSM 4359 encodes:
- a CDS encoding LysE family transporter yields MLSIFFGSFLVGLSGAMAPGPLMAIAISKSTKDWKASLKLITGHVLLEALLVMLLLVGVRTIPPVLMRAISLAGGIFLLYMGISQLFEAKDPSLISNTGNSRFPLPVQGALVSFSNPYFLLWWFSVGSAFLFRAREHLLSGVLLFYSGHILSDISWYTFLGVAGQFLHKPSWKGVYRIVLVSMSFVLIGFGVYFLLAAFRGDFSHVL; encoded by the coding sequence ATGCTTTCCATATTCTTTGGAAGTTTCCTTGTTGGACTTTCTGGTGCGATGGCACCGGGACCCTTAATGGCAATCGCCATATCAAAAAGCACAAAAGACTGGAAAGCATCCCTGAAGTTGATAACAGGGCATGTTCTACTAGAAGCCCTTCTGGTGATGCTGCTTTTGGTTGGTGTTCGAACGATTCCTCCAGTTCTCATGAGGGCAATTTCACTAGCAGGTGGCATTTTTCTCCTGTACATGGGGATTTCTCAACTATTTGAAGCAAAAGACCCGTCTTTGATTTCGAACACAGGAAACAGCAGGTTCCCCCTGCCCGTTCAGGGAGCACTCGTTTCTTTTTCGAATCCCTATTTTCTTCTGTGGTGGTTTTCGGTTGGTAGTGCGTTCCTTTTTCGGGCAAGAGAGCATCTTCTCTCTGGTGTTCTCCTGTTCTACTCTGGTCACATTCTTTCGGACATAAGCTGGTACACTTTCCTGGGTGTCGCCGGGCAGTTTCTCCACAAACCTTCATGGAAAGGTGTGTATAGAATCGTTCTTGTGTCCATGTCGTTTGTTCTGATAGGGTTTGGCGTTTACTTCTTACTTGCTGCTTTCAGAGGAGACTTTTCTCACGTACTCTAG
- a CDS encoding NAD(P)H-dependent glycerol-3-phosphate dehydrogenase, producing the protein MRFFVLGAGSWGTVFAQLLKENGEEVILWARRKEIADLINNSHTSPYIDEMEISVRATNNLDELKSTDILVIAIPVQHVREHLSRLSKKPSMVLNLSKGLEIKTGKRISEIVKEILGCPYAVLSGPSHAEEVARKLPTAVTLAGDNARELQRRISNEYFRVYTCEDVVGVEIAGALKNVIAIAAGILDGLGGWDNAKAALETRGIYEIARFGRHFGADQKTFMGLAGIGDLMVTCNSKYSRNRRFGELIAKGFDPQKLLESSHQVVEGAFTVKAVVKKADELEIDMPISEEVYRVIYGGKSPFQSMKDLMKRSLKDEFWAD; encoded by the coding sequence ATGAGATTTTTCGTTCTCGGGGCTGGAAGTTGGGGGACAGTCTTTGCTCAACTTTTAAAGGAAAACGGAGAAGAAGTGATTCTGTGGGCAAGAAGAAAGGAAATCGCAGATCTTATAAACAACTCCCACACCAGTCCTTACATAGATGAAATGGAAATCTCTGTCAGAGCGACGAACAATCTCGACGAACTGAAAAGCACCGACATACTCGTGATAGCGATCCCTGTGCAGCACGTAAGGGAACATCTTTCCAGGCTTTCGAAAAAACCTTCGATGGTTCTGAATCTCTCAAAGGGACTGGAAATAAAGACAGGAAAACGTATATCCGAAATTGTGAAAGAGATTCTCGGATGTCCTTACGCCGTTCTTTCGGGTCCTTCCCACGCTGAAGAGGTTGCAAGAAAACTTCCAACGGCCGTTACGCTTGCCGGAGACAACGCAAGAGAGTTACAGAGAAGAATCTCAAACGAGTACTTCAGAGTTTACACCTGCGAAGATGTGGTGGGTGTAGAGATCGCCGGAGCGTTAAAAAACGTCATCGCGATCGCTGCGGGTATTCTTGATGGCCTTGGTGGATGGGACAACGCAAAGGCAGCTCTTGAAACCCGTGGTATCTACGAAATAGCAAGATTCGGCAGACACTTTGGGGCAGATCAGAAAACTTTCATGGGACTTGCAGGCATCGGAGACCTCATGGTCACGTGCAACAGCAAGTACAGCAGAAACAGACGCTTTGGTGAGTTGATCGCAAAAGGGTTCGATCCTCAAAAACTCCTTGAAAGTTCCCATCAGGTTGTGGAGGGGGCCTTCACCGTCAAAGCTGTGGTGAAGAAGGCAGACGAACTGGAAATAGATATGCCCATCTCTGAAGAGGTCTATCGAGTGATATACGGAGGAAAATCTCCGTTTCAGTCGATGAAGGATCTCATGAAAAGAAGTTTGAAAGACGAATTTTGGGCCGATTGA
- the aroQ gene encoding type II 3-dehydroquinate dehydratase, which translates to MKLLVVNGPNLNMLGKRDRNVYGNFTYDDLVRMIEDWAKRNGVEVEVFQSNHEGEIIDRLHRLDFDGLVINPGAFTHYSYAIRDALEIVKVPKVEVHISNIHGREEFRRKSVTAEVCDGQISGLGAYGYILALEYVRKVSSESSK; encoded by the coding sequence TTGAAACTGCTCGTTGTGAACGGTCCGAATCTGAACATGCTGGGAAAGAGGGACAGGAACGTGTACGGAAATTTCACCTATGATGATCTGGTGAGGATGATAGAAGACTGGGCCAAAAGAAACGGAGTGGAGGTGGAGGTTTTTCAGTCAAACCACGAGGGAGAGATCATAGACAGACTGCATCGACTCGACTTCGACGGTCTTGTGATAAATCCCGGTGCGTTCACGCATTACAGTTACGCTATAAGGGATGCCCTTGAGATCGTGAAAGTTCCCAAGGTCGAAGTTCACATATCCAATATACACGGAAGAGAAGAATTCAGAAGAAAGAGTGTCACAGCGGAGGTTTGTGACGGTCAGATCAGCGGGTTAGGAGCTTACGGATACATACTCGCACTAGAGTACGTGAGAAAAGTCTCCTCTGAAAGCAGCAAGTAA